A genomic window from Maridesulfovibrio sp. includes:
- a CDS encoding tetratricopeptide repeat protein, which produces MEEQNTTQDILNQVHESTPDSLHPVLDYIIKNGKLIAAGIAAIILIAGGAAGFKYMNQQQLITAQSEMGSILIKYSGEEQVKALADFEKDAPSSMKPAVQLALAKSLMEISRFADAKAAWAAVGKSSPEMAPVAGLGEAKCLILDNKAAEALPILEALKNSAGEEFAATIGRVQAEAAEQAGKFQLAIDAYQGLLASSPQEAPYFKIKINELKAKL; this is translated from the coding sequence ATGGAAGAACAAAACACTACACAGGACATTCTGAATCAGGTTCACGAATCCACTCCCGACAGCCTGCACCCTGTTCTCGACTACATTATTAAGAACGGAAAATTGATTGCAGCCGGAATTGCGGCTATTATCCTCATTGCAGGTGGAGCGGCCGGGTTCAAATACATGAACCAGCAACAGTTGATCACAGCCCAAAGTGAAATGGGCTCCATCTTGATCAAATACAGTGGAGAAGAGCAGGTCAAAGCACTGGCTGACTTCGAAAAGGACGCTCCGTCATCCATGAAACCTGCTGTTCAGCTGGCACTGGCTAAATCCTTAATGGAGATCTCCCGCTTTGCAGATGCAAAAGCAGCATGGGCAGCTGTTGGTAAATCCAGCCCGGAAATGGCTCCTGTTGCAGGTCTTGGCGAAGCGAAGTGCCTGATACTCGATAACAAGGCAGCTGAAGCTCTTCCCATTCTGGAGGCTCTCAAGAACAGCGCAGGTGAAGAGTTCGCAGCAACAATAGGAAGAGTTCAGGCAGAAGCCGCAGAACAGGCCGGGAAATTCCAGCTTGCGATTGATGCTTATCAGGGTCTGCTGGCCAGCTCCCCGCAGGAAGCTCCGTATTTCAAAATCAAAATCAACGAACTCAAAGCCAAACTCTAA
- a CDS encoding glutamate-5-semialdehyde dehydrogenase yields MSHSEAMRAVAVKAKDASRKIACAAGTARNAAINELAVLLEQEKEFIFAENKRDLDAARERGLDQARLQRLEITPAVLDYMIQGCNEVAGQVDPVGGIENMQRRPNGMMVGKMRIPLGVIMMIFESRPNVTVDAAVLCLKAGNSVILRGGSEAIHSNLALASLLQKALGKAGLPAEAVQVVEVTDREAVSELLKLDEYIDVVIPRGGEGLIRAVVSQATMPVLKHYKGVCHIYVDEDCEIPEAMNIIKNSKVQKPAACNSVECLLVHEDIAKEILPSLGTLLSACGVTLKGCPRAVPLLGSKAIAADFDDWGMEYLDLVLCVKVVSTQDEAQDHISRYGSNHSEVILTKNHARAMRFIREVDASMVGVNASTRFNDGGQLGLGAEIGISTSKLHSYGPMGATELTSTKFVLLGNWDVRN; encoded by the coding sequence ATGAGTCATTCAGAAGCAATGAGAGCGGTGGCCGTCAAGGCCAAAGACGCCTCCCGTAAGATAGCATGTGCTGCTGGAACCGCGCGTAACGCGGCAATCAATGAACTGGCAGTTTTGCTTGAGCAGGAGAAAGAATTTATCTTCGCAGAAAATAAAAGGGATCTCGATGCCGCCAGAGAACGCGGTTTGGATCAGGCCCGTCTGCAGCGTCTGGAGATAACACCTGCTGTTCTTGATTATATGATTCAAGGTTGCAACGAGGTTGCCGGGCAGGTTGATCCTGTCGGCGGGATCGAGAATATGCAACGTCGTCCCAATGGTATGATGGTTGGTAAGATGCGTATTCCCCTTGGCGTAATCATGATGATTTTCGAATCACGTCCCAACGTCACTGTTGATGCGGCAGTGCTCTGTCTCAAAGCAGGTAACTCGGTCATCCTGCGCGGCGGCTCGGAAGCAATTCACTCCAACCTCGCCCTTGCATCTCTGCTGCAGAAGGCGCTTGGTAAAGCCGGGCTCCCTGCTGAAGCTGTTCAGGTAGTCGAAGTTACCGACCGCGAAGCTGTCAGTGAATTGTTGAAGCTTGACGAATACATTGATGTCGTTATCCCACGCGGTGGTGAAGGACTGATTCGGGCGGTCGTTTCTCAGGCAACCATGCCCGTACTAAAACATTACAAGGGTGTCTGTCATATCTACGTGGACGAGGATTGCGAAATCCCCGAAGCAATGAACATCATCAAGAACTCCAAAGTTCAGAAGCCTGCCGCATGTAACTCTGTTGAATGCCTGCTGGTGCATGAAGACATCGCCAAAGAGATTCTTCCTTCTCTCGGAACTTTGCTCAGTGCTTGCGGAGTAACCTTGAAAGGTTGCCCCCGCGCTGTGCCTCTGCTGGGATCTAAGGCCATTGCTGCAGATTTTGATGACTGGGGCATGGAATATCTTGATCTTGTTCTTTGCGTTAAAGTCGTCAGCACTCAGGATGAGGCTCAGGATCATATTTCCCGTTACGGCTCAAACCACAGTGAAGTTATCCTGACTAAGAATCATGCGCGCGCAATGCGTTTTATTCGTGAGGTTGACGCTTCAATGGTCGGTGTTAATGCTTCCACCCGTTTTAATGATGGCGGCCAGCTCGGACTTGGTGCGGAAATAGGTATTTCCACTTCCAAACTCCATTCTTACGGCCCCATGGGTGCAACTGAATTGACCAGTACCAAATTTGTGCTCCTCGGTAATTGGGACGTGCGTAATTAA
- the nadD gene encoding nicotinate-nucleotide adenylyltransferase, giving the protein MKIGLFGGSFNPVHCTHIDVANGVMNRLGLDKVLFVPAGNPYHKEQGEMLSAALRYELVEKAVQDFDGLEVSDIDISVEGPTYTIDTLREAERRYPGVELYFLMGQDSLEAFTGWKDWQHIPRVGNVVAVSRAAADHGIMAGELVKIFPDLEQTADNRWTLPGGKSIYIIEDFDFVISSTLVREEWKKGRDISKLVPKSVVESMAQHKAELAEYWI; this is encoded by the coding sequence ATGAAGATAGGTCTGTTTGGTGGAAGTTTTAATCCGGTTCATTGCACGCATATTGATGTGGCGAATGGTGTGATGAACCGTCTTGGGCTGGATAAGGTCTTGTTTGTTCCTGCTGGGAACCCTTACCATAAGGAACAGGGCGAAATGCTTTCAGCCGCTTTGCGTTATGAGCTGGTGGAAAAGGCGGTGCAGGACTTTGATGGCCTTGAAGTCAGTGATATTGATATTTCGGTAGAAGGTCCGACCTATACCATTGATACCCTGCGTGAAGCTGAACGCCGCTATCCGGGAGTGGAGCTTTATTTTTTAATGGGGCAGGATTCGCTGGAGGCATTTACCGGCTGGAAGGATTGGCAGCATATTCCCAGGGTGGGTAATGTTGTCGCGGTAAGCAGGGCGGCAGCTGACCATGGAATTATGGCCGGTGAGCTGGTAAAAATTTTTCCCGATCTGGAGCAGACTGCGGATAACCGCTGGACTCTGCCGGGTGGAAAGTCGATTTACATAATCGAAGATTTTGATTTTGTAATCAGTTCCACATTAGTGCGCGAAGAGTGGAAAAAAGGCCGGGACATATCGAAACTGGTCCCGAAATCCGTGGTTGAAAGCATGGCTCAGCACAAAGCAGAGCTGGCTGAATACTGGATTTAG
- a CDS encoding glycosyltransferase family 9 protein, which yields MRAMTNKNHKVIFRLSALGDVVLTTGVIEYWAKKYGCTFTVITKVSSSPVLENNPHITNVISLDKKDLGDLAWIKKAGEIASEYKGCELIDLHSTLRSRILASRWKGKVYRYNKFSLERRAFKLTRSEKLNEKLSGLRVTQRYASALEKDIPDASELLPHIYPTGAEIDIAQTLIEEHDLGQKFIALHPYATHPDKAWPRENWQTLIDMLNKNNIRWAIIGRDKNVFEPQGTGCNFTSQLQLRETCALLEKATLLITGDSGPMHLAAAVSTPVIAMFGPTSKAWGFYPAGAQDIILETEMDCRPCSLHGKSDCKKDRECLRKIKAVDVFEKIVDLMS from the coding sequence ATGCGCGCGATGACAAACAAAAACCACAAAGTAATCTTCAGACTCAGTGCCCTCGGAGACGTAGTCCTGACCACCGGGGTAATCGAATACTGGGCAAAAAAGTACGGCTGCACCTTCACAGTAATCACCAAAGTATCCAGCAGCCCTGTTTTAGAGAATAATCCTCATATAACAAATGTCATCAGCCTTGATAAAAAAGATCTTGGCGATCTGGCCTGGATAAAAAAAGCCGGGGAAATCGCTTCCGAATACAAGGGCTGTGAGCTTATCGACCTGCACTCCACCTTGCGCTCCAGAATTCTAGCCTCGCGCTGGAAAGGAAAAGTTTACCGCTACAACAAATTTTCACTGGAACGCCGCGCTTTCAAACTCACCCGCTCCGAAAAGCTGAACGAAAAACTTTCAGGGCTGCGGGTAACCCAACGCTACGCATCAGCCCTTGAAAAAGATATCCCGGACGCATCGGAACTGCTGCCGCACATTTATCCAACTGGAGCGGAAATAGATATCGCCCAAACGCTGATTGAAGAACATGATTTGGGGCAAAAATTTATTGCTCTACACCCTTACGCCACCCATCCGGATAAAGCGTGGCCGCGTGAGAACTGGCAGACCCTCATAGATATGCTGAATAAAAACAACATACGCTGGGCCATTATCGGCAGGGATAAAAATGTATTTGAGCCGCAGGGGACGGGCTGCAATTTCACCAGCCAGCTACAACTGCGTGAGACCTGCGCCCTGCTGGAAAAAGCCACACTGCTTATTACTGGAGATTCTGGGCCCATGCACCTTGCAGCTGCAGTCTCAACCCCGGTTATAGCCATGTTTGGGCCGACATCAAAGGCTTGGGGATTTTACCCCGCCGGAGCGCAGGATATCATACTTGAAACTGAAATGGACTGCCGCCCCTGCTCTTTGCACGGGAAAAGCGACTGCAAAAAAGACCGCGAGTGTTTACGGAAAATTAAAGCTGTAGATGTATTTGAAAAGATTGTTGATTTGATGAGCTGA
- a CDS encoding hemolysin family protein: MLELILSVSVATLISAYCSVSEAVFYSFPWSRIETLRKEGNKSGEILHRLRSNVDRPITAILTLNTVAHTAGAAFAGAAWSSVYGVDTLPWFTLGFTIIILILSEILPKTIGIVYCEPLGQALARPMEILIWIFLPVIWICGIFSRLVNRNRKCEGPQATEDDIRAMVSLTRRSGAIKPYEALSIANILSLDDKIVEQIMTPRTVVFSLPAEMTVEEAHVKYSAWPHSRIPVYEGDDPEDIVGVIYRRSVFEALADDHDDVKLSELMKPVRFALENITLDKLLVKFLESRMHLFVVLDEYGGMSGVVTLEDVMEEILGSEIVDETDQVVDMRELARRRRKELVVSKEEDSADVSK; the protein is encoded by the coding sequence ATGCTGGAATTAATACTTTCCGTCAGTGTTGCTACACTTATTTCCGCTTACTGTTCAGTCAGTGAGGCCGTATTTTATTCTTTTCCGTGGAGCAGGATTGAAACTCTGCGCAAGGAAGGCAACAAGTCCGGGGAAATTCTCCATCGCCTGCGTTCCAATGTGGACCGGCCGATCACTGCAATTCTGACTCTCAACACTGTTGCCCACACTGCCGGGGCTGCTTTTGCTGGTGCCGCATGGTCCTCCGTTTACGGTGTTGATACCCTGCCATGGTTCACTCTTGGATTCACCATCATTATTCTCATCCTTTCTGAGATTTTACCTAAGACCATCGGTATTGTATATTGTGAACCTCTGGGTCAGGCTTTAGCCCGGCCTATGGAAATTTTAATTTGGATTTTTCTTCCAGTTATCTGGATCTGTGGAATCTTTTCCCGTCTTGTGAATCGAAACAGGAAGTGTGAAGGACCGCAGGCCACGGAAGATGATATAAGAGCTATGGTCAGCCTGACCAGGAGATCCGGGGCGATTAAACCCTATGAAGCCCTCTCAATTGCCAACATCCTGTCGTTGGACGACAAGATTGTTGAGCAGATTATGACACCCCGGACTGTTGTGTTCTCTCTTCCTGCTGAGATGACCGTAGAAGAGGCCCATGTGAAATACAGCGCATGGCCTCACAGTCGTATTCCTGTGTATGAAGGGGATGATCCTGAAGATATTGTCGGGGTTATTTACAGGCGTTCCGTTTTTGAGGCGCTTGCAGATGATCATGATGATGTTAAGCTTTCCGAGTTGATGAAGCCGGTCCGTTTTGCGCTGGAAAATATCACTCTGGATAAGCTTCTGGTGAAATTCCTTGAAAGCCGCATGCATCTTTTTGTGGTGCTGGATGAATACGGTGGAATGTCAGGGGTTGTTACCCTTGAAGATGTTATGGAAGAGATCCTTGGGAGCGAGATCGTGGACGAGACCGATCAGGTCGTCGATATGCGGGAACTCGCACGTAGGAGAAGAAAAGAACTGGTCGTCAGCAAGGAAGAAGATTCCGCTGACGTTTCTAAATAG
- a CDS encoding cytochrome c maturation protein CcmE, whose protein sequence is MAKKGGKGVYFAALILFLGGLGYLIYSGISQDSVYFLNVSEALAMEESELGQARLFGKVAPQNIESKSGGLGVSFDLTDQKKATQTIRVDYSGAVPDTFKEGVEVIVEGNFVNGHQMFRATSLITKCPSKYQKENREG, encoded by the coding sequence ATGGCCAAGAAAGGCGGAAAAGGCGTTTATTTCGCCGCCTTGATCCTTTTTCTAGGTGGGCTGGGATATCTGATTTATTCGGGTATATCTCAGGATAGCGTGTATTTCCTCAATGTTTCTGAAGCCCTTGCCATGGAAGAATCCGAGCTTGGACAGGCTCGGTTATTCGGCAAAGTGGCTCCGCAGAATATTGAGTCAAAATCTGGTGGACTGGGGGTTTCTTTTGATCTTACCGATCAGAAAAAAGCAACACAAACCATCCGCGTAGACTACAGCGGCGCTGTGCCTGATACCTTTAAAGAAGGGGTCGAGGTTATTGTTGAAGGGAATTTCGTGAATGGGCACCAGATGTTCAGAGCCACTTCCCTGATTACCAAGTGTCCGTCCAAGTACCAAAAGGAAAATCGCGAGGGATGA
- a CDS encoding cytochrome c-type biogenesis CcmF C-terminal domain-containing protein, with translation MQLFANLLLLIALLVALGAGAYACLALLTGKRNVLELIEKANIAIAGLIIGSSLILTIGLVNRDYSFKYIYEYVDNTLPIFYTLTAFWAGADGSLLFWMLSIAIMGVVFAKFTLFEEFSEKTRLYYWLFYMVVQAFFLLLLTSWSNPFMELVPTPADGHGLNPLLRNPGMIFHPPLLFLGYAGFTSPAALALASFISGELKSWVSFCRNWNILAWIFLTAGIILGCWWSYMELGWGGYWAWDPVENASLIPWLSASAFMHTAIIQIKRKALQRTNVFLMSLTLLLCIFATYLVRSGVVQSLHAYGENGVGLPLLIALLFNLAIIAVVLLVGPRPDSRTLSGLNSRQGMLVIAAWAFLGLGLVVGLGTMWPVISKMWSANPVGLDARFYNRVCLPLFSLIILIFTVCPWFNWKEGIFDRRGLYLVGGAFIGGGAISYACGMHNPLGLITSAASIASLAGIIGVFVFIPQLRRVRSMIGVYGLHFGVALVFLGVAWSGPNKIEHQYVVQQGESVKLGAYDVTFKKITEGQTPEMANIAALLEVTENGKPVGLLAPERRLYRNFEQPFAEVAVIPSLGSEIYATLLSVDEEGNATLKMSLNPLINWLWIGGTLMCLFGFMAFRKPKLS, from the coding sequence ATGCAGCTATTTGCCAACCTTTTGCTCCTCATCGCCTTACTTGTGGCGCTGGGAGCGGGAGCTTACGCGTGTCTTGCCCTGCTTACAGGCAAACGCAATGTGCTGGAATTGATTGAAAAGGCCAATATAGCCATTGCCGGTTTAATTATAGGTTCCAGTCTCATTCTGACTATTGGGCTTGTGAACAGGGATTATTCTTTTAAATACATCTACGAATACGTAGATAATACACTTCCTATTTTCTATACACTTACAGCATTCTGGGCCGGAGCAGACGGTTCTCTCCTTTTCTGGATGCTTTCCATTGCGATTATGGGTGTTGTTTTTGCCAAATTTACTCTTTTTGAAGAGTTTTCGGAGAAAACAAGACTTTATTACTGGCTGTTCTACATGGTGGTGCAGGCTTTCTTCCTGCTCCTGCTGACAAGCTGGTCAAATCCATTTATGGAACTGGTCCCGACCCCCGCAGACGGTCACGGTTTAAATCCGCTGCTGCGTAACCCCGGTATGATTTTTCACCCGCCGCTGCTGTTTCTCGGCTATGCCGGATTTACCAGCCCTGCGGCTCTTGCTCTTGCTTCGTTCATTTCCGGTGAACTGAAATCATGGGTTTCCTTCTGTCGAAACTGGAACATTCTGGCTTGGATTTTCCTTACTGCCGGTATTATTCTTGGTTGCTGGTGGTCTTACATGGAACTCGGTTGGGGTGGTTACTGGGCTTGGGACCCGGTTGAAAACGCTTCCCTTATCCCATGGCTCAGTGCATCAGCTTTCATGCATACTGCAATTATTCAGATTAAACGCAAGGCCCTACAGAGAACCAATGTTTTTCTCATGAGTCTGACTCTGCTGCTGTGTATATTTGCTACTTATCTGGTGCGCTCCGGCGTTGTGCAGTCCCTGCATGCTTACGGTGAGAACGGAGTAGGGCTGCCTTTGCTGATTGCTCTGCTTTTTAACCTTGCTATTATTGCTGTTGTCCTTCTGGTAGGTCCCCGGCCTGATTCCCGAACCCTTTCCGGTTTGAACAGCCGTCAGGGTATGCTGGTGATTGCGGCATGGGCTTTTCTCGGTCTCGGACTTGTGGTCGGGCTGGGAACAATGTGGCCTGTTATCAGTAAAATGTGGAGCGCGAACCCTGTAGGGTTGGATGCACGGTTCTATAACCGGGTCTGTCTGCCGCTGTTCAGCTTGATTATCCTTATTTTTACAGTATGCCCGTGGTTCAATTGGAAAGAGGGTATTTTCGACAGACGCGGCCTGTATCTTGTCGGCGGTGCTTTTATCGGCGGCGGCGCAATCAGTTACGCCTGTGGTATGCACAATCCTCTTGGACTGATTACAAGCGCTGCTTCCATCGCGTCTCTGGCTGGAATTATAGGCGTTTTTGTCTTTATTCCCCAGTTGCGCCGAGTCCGCTCCATGATCGGGGTTTACGGACTGCACTTCGGTGTGGCTCTTGTTTTTCTCGGTGTGGCATGGTCCGGTCCCAATAAAATTGAACATCAGTATGTGGTTCAGCAGGGCGAAAGCGTAAAGCTGGGAGCATATGATGTTACCTTTAAAAAGATTACTGAAGGTCAGACTCCTGAGATGGCAAATATCGCTGCACTTCTTGAGGTTACTGAAAACGGTAAGCCTGTCGGTCTGCTTGCTCCTGAACGGAGACTGTACCGTAATTTTGAACAGCCTTTTGCTGAAGTCGCTGTTATTCCCAGTCTTGGCAGCGAAATATATGCTACTCTTTTGAGCGTTGACGAAGAGGGCAATGCCACCTTGAAGATGAGCTTAAACCCGCTTATCAACTGGCTCTGGATCGGCGGCACTTTGATGTGTCTGTTCGGATTTATGGCTTTTAGAAAACCGAAACTGAGCTAG
- a CDS encoding ABC transporter ATP-binding protein, with protein MAENGSIALKVRKAAKFFGTRLIFKDVSCDVKRGEILLVVGRNGAGKTTLLKIMSGLSRPSAGSAEILTEPEKTAYLGHATFIYPRLSGLANLSFWASMYDLSPSREELMALLKRVGLERAAEEQAGAYSRGMAQRLNLARVFLVNPDLLFLDEPGTGLDQASLTLLRAEVVALRNSGTAIVWISHDVNHDTGLADRVLGLAGRKMAYLGSAAEFDPETVLGGENA; from the coding sequence GTGGCAGAGAATGGAAGTATAGCCCTTAAGGTGCGCAAGGCAGCCAAGTTCTTTGGAACAAGGCTGATTTTCAAGGATGTAAGTTGTGATGTTAAGCGCGGTGAGATTCTTCTTGTCGTAGGTCGCAACGGAGCCGGCAAAACAACCCTGCTCAAGATAATGTCCGGGCTTTCAAGGCCGTCGGCCGGCTCTGCGGAGATTTTGACTGAACCGGAGAAGACAGCCTACCTTGGGCACGCCACCTTTATTTATCCGCGATTGAGCGGTCTGGCGAACCTTTCATTCTGGGCTTCCATGTATGACCTCTCGCCTTCTCGTGAAGAGCTTATGGCTTTGCTGAAACGGGTAGGTCTCGAACGTGCCGCCGAAGAGCAGGCCGGAGCCTATTCCAGAGGTATGGCGCAGCGTTTGAATCTGGCTCGCGTTTTTCTCGTCAATCCGGATCTTCTGTTTCTTGATGAACCGGGGACGGGTCTTGATCAGGCATCGCTGACCCTGCTTCGCGCAGAAGTCGTGGCTTTACGGAATAGCGGAACTGCCATTGTATGGATCAGTCATGATGTGAACCATGATACCGGGCTTGCGGACCGAGTCCTTGGACTTGCCGGACGTAAGATGGCTTATCTTGGTTCCGCTGCCGAGTTCGACCCTGAAACCGTATTGGGAGGGGAGAATGCTTAA
- a CDS encoding heme exporter protein CcmB: protein MLKRGLTIASKDLRLSIGGGQGLTQAVLLGLLLIFVFSLSRPAGQLVEPQAASAIFWLASSFGLVLVFNTLFSMEESNEARLGLLSSPVPLHAVWFGKGLAGFGLLLCSQLVFLPATIVFLGQDMNGSFALFAATLLAADWGLVALGALLGAISQGQAARESLLSVILFPLLLPILLGAIQLMTSVFSGVNLMDESSWMGIIVAASALFSGAGLILFPFVYSGEQ, encoded by the coding sequence ATGCTTAAGCGAGGATTGACCATCGCGTCCAAAGACTTGCGCCTTTCCATAGGTGGGGGACAGGGACTGACACAGGCTGTTCTGCTGGGATTGTTGCTGATTTTTGTTTTCAGTTTATCCCGTCCCGCCGGGCAGCTGGTTGAGCCGCAGGCAGCGTCAGCTATTTTCTGGCTGGCATCTTCTTTCGGACTGGTTTTGGTTTTCAATACCTTGTTTTCAATGGAAGAATCAAACGAAGCGCGTCTGGGACTGCTTTCATCGCCTGTTCCCCTGCACGCTGTTTGGTTCGGCAAAGGCCTTGCCGGATTCGGGCTGCTGCTTTGTTCGCAGCTTGTTTTTCTCCCGGCAACAATTGTATTTCTCGGTCAGGATATGAATGGGTCGTTCGCACTTTTCGCTGCGACTCTGCTGGCTGCGGATTGGGGACTGGTCGCCCTTGGAGCTTTGCTTGGAGCAATATCTCAGGGACAGGCTGCACGGGAATCTTTACTTTCTGTGATCCTTTTTCCGCTGTTGTTACCTATCCTGCTGGGTGCAATACAATTGATGACTTCGGTTTTCTCCGGGGTAAACCTGATGGACGAGAGTTCATGGATGGGCATTATTGTTGCCGCGTCTGCTCTGTTCAGTGGGGCGGGTCTGATCCTTTTTCCTTTTGTATACAGCGGCGAGCAGTAA
- the ccsA gene encoding cytochrome c biogenesis protein CcsA yields MNIAIAALLAGVALCAGQYLIWMYAPIEMTMGLVQKIFYVHMPMAAWAMISFFVVFLASAAYLLKRDIKFDYIAGAAAEIGVVFSGLALITGSIWGRAAWNVWWTWDPRLTTTLIMWFVYAAYLVLRTSPMSAERRSLVCAVLGVVAFVDVPLVFYSARLWRSVHPNVIGAKGGGMEPEMLTTLLVNIVAFGLFWLALLAVRYKQVRLSGELDAKMVWDQD; encoded by the coding sequence ATGAACATTGCAATCGCAGCACTGCTGGCTGGTGTAGCACTTTGTGCCGGGCAGTATCTTATCTGGATGTATGCCCCCATTGAAATGACTATGGGGTTGGTCCAGAAGATCTTTTATGTCCACATGCCAATGGCGGCTTGGGCCATGATCAGTTTTTTCGTGGTTTTTCTCGCCAGTGCGGCGTATTTGCTGAAACGTGATATCAAGTTTGATTACATTGCCGGGGCTGCGGCTGAGATCGGTGTGGTCTTCAGCGGTCTTGCCCTGATAACCGGGTCCATCTGGGGCAGGGCGGCATGGAATGTCTGGTGGACATGGGATCCGCGGCTTACAACCACGTTAATTATGTGGTTCGTGTACGCTGCATATCTTGTTCTGCGCACTTCTCCAATGTCTGCCGAGCGCCGTTCCCTTGTCTGTGCTGTTCTAGGAGTTGTCGCATTTGTTGATGTCCCTCTCGTTTTTTATTCTGCGCGACTCTGGAGAAGTGTGCACCCCAACGTAATAGGTGCTAAGGGAGGCGGAATGGAACCTGAAATGTTGACCACTCTGCTGGTTAACATCGTTGCATTCGGCCTGTTCTGGCTGGCTTTGCTGGCTGTGCGCTATAAGCAGGTCAGGCTTTCGGGAGAACTGGACGCCAAGATGGTCTGGGATCAGGATTAA
- a CDS encoding CcmD family protein, giving the protein MNSETYLLIANVAVWAVLAGYLAFMAAKGASMERRIRQMEMLDNDK; this is encoded by the coding sequence ATGAATAGTGAAACTTACCTCTTAATCGCAAATGTTGCTGTATGGGCTGTTCTGGCCGGATACCTGGCGTTCATGGCAGCCAAGGGTGCATCCATGGAGCGCCGTATCAGGCAGATGGAGATGCTCGATAATGACAAATAA
- a CDS encoding tetratricopeptide repeat protein, whose protein sequence is MTNKLIDDFTLTGGQKAVVWLFGAVLVALFISSLTYRMSHPGNKVEFQQQSKSGGMPGGMGGGMNEDAMKHVRELMERMGKEPDNMEIQLELANSFMMIRAYGRAQTFFEKVVSVEPQNVQALMGLGMCYYQAEQFEQAAATFDKILAVNPDDAMAAFNAAVVKKYYLHKHDEADAQLKMIVDNPKSSAEMKKRAAEELKKEAHAE, encoded by the coding sequence ATGACAAATAAATTAATTGATGATTTTACACTGACTGGCGGGCAGAAAGCTGTTGTCTGGCTGTTTGGCGCGGTCTTGGTCGCACTGTTCATTTCTTCGCTTACTTATCGCATGAGCCATCCCGGGAATAAGGTTGAGTTTCAGCAGCAGAGCAAAAGCGGTGGAATGCCCGGCGGCATGGGGGGCGGCATGAATGAGGATGCCATGAAACATGTGCGTGAACTTATGGAGCGCATGGGCAAGGAACCAGATAACATGGAAATCCAGCTTGAACTTGCCAACTCTTTCATGATGATCCGTGCTTATGGTCGTGCCCAGACATTCTTTGAGAAAGTGGTCAGCGTTGAGCCTCAGAATGTTCAGGCACTTATGGGACTCGGTATGTGTTATTATCAGGCAGAGCAGTTTGAACAGGCTGCCGCTACATTTGATAAAATTCTTGCTGTAAACCCTGATGACGCCATGGCTGCGTTCAATGCGGCTGTTGTTAAGAAGTATTACCTTCACAAGCATGATGAAGCTGACGCACAACTTAAAATGATAGTGGATAATCCCAAATCTTCTGCTGAAATGAAGAAACGTGCTGCAGAAGAACTGAAAAAGGAAGCTCACGCAGAGTAG